The Bradyrhizobium sp. CCGB01 genome segment CGCCGGAAGGCAAGGCGCTGAAGTTCGTCCACCGCGGCTCCTACGACAACATGGACAACACCTACGAGGCGATCACCAATCACCTCGACGACAAGAAGCTGGAAGCCAAGGACACCTTCGTCGAGGAATACCTCACCGATCCCCTGAAGACGGCCGAGGACAAGCTCGTGATCAACGTGTTCGTGCCGCTGAAGTGAGACCGATGAAAAAGCCTGCCGCTGTTACCCTTGCCGCCGTTGTCGTCGCCATGTTGCTGGCAGCGCCCGCACGCGCCGATGATTTTCCTGCCGCCATTACGGTGAGCGGCGAAGCCACGACGTCCGCGGCGCCGGATCTGGCGCACATTGACGCCGGCGTCGCCAACGATGCCAAGACGGCGAAGGAAGCGTCCGATGCCAACAACGCCGCGATGGGCAAGGTGCTGCTGGCGCTGAAGGGCGCCGGCATCGCCGAGAAGGACTATCAGACCTCGCGCCTGTCGCTTCAGCCGCAATACGGCCAGAACAAATCCACCGGCGCCTCGCCCGTGGTCGGCTTCCGTGCCTCTAACCGCGTCACCGTGAAGATTCGCGACGTGACCAAGGTCGCCGGCATCATCGACACGCTGGTCGGCGCCGGCGCCAACGACATCGGCAATATCTCCTTCGAGGTGACGCAGGCCTCAAAACTGCTCGACGACGCCCGCGAGCAGGCGGTCGCCGATGCCCGCCGCAAGGCGGAGATCTATGCCAAGGCCACCGGCGTGACGCTGGGCGCCCCGCTCAGCGTGTCCGAGGGCGGCGCTCCGGTGCCGCTGTTCAAGTCGCGGATGGCGACGGCGCCGATGGCCGCGCCCGCTGCGGTCGCGCCGGGCGAGGAGACGCTGTCGGTGACGGTGAATGTGAGCTGGGCGATCAAGGCCAAGGAGCAATAGGCCGGAACAGGCACACTGCCTTCGCTTCGCTTGTCCGGGACGACAGCGAGAGCTAAATCTCCACCACCTGCCCCGGCTTCATCGCCACGAACCGCTCCTGCGGAATCTGCGCCGCATCGAGCGCCTCGACCAGCGCCTTGGCCGGCGCGTCGATCGCCTCGTCGGTCAGCTGGAACGTGCCGTGATGATGCCCGAGCGCTTGCTGCGCGCCGCAATCGCATAGGGCCTTCACTGCATCTTCCGGGTTCATGTGCTGGTCGCGCATGAACCAGCGCGGCTCATAGGCGCCGATCGGGAGGATCGCCAGGCGGAGCGGCCCGTGCTTCTCGGCGACGCGGCGGAAATGCCCGCCATCGCCGTAGCCGGAATCGCAGACGACGTAGAGTTTGCCCGCCGGCGTCTCCAGCACGAAGCT includes the following:
- a CDS encoding SIMPL domain-containing protein; translation: MKKPAAVTLAAVVVAMLLAAPARADDFPAAITVSGEATTSAAPDLAHIDAGVANDAKTAKEASDANNAAMGKVLLALKGAGIAEKDYQTSRLSLQPQYGQNKSTGASPVVGFRASNRVTVKIRDVTKVAGIIDTLVGAGANDIGNISFEVTQASKLLDDAREQAVADARRKAEIYAKATGVTLGAPLSVSEGGAPVPLFKSRMATAPMAAPAAVAPGEETLSVTVNVSWAIKAKEQ